From a region of the Oscarella lobularis chromosome 7, ooOscLobu1.1, whole genome shotgun sequence genome:
- the LOC136189266 gene encoding hapless 2-like isoform X2 has product MSVMKSVSLFLPFLILFPFGSGTFLAKSRLMKCRDDGKTPNPVNGKGAHCQSKLVVTLTVRSGQGNTESLHADVKAVRDSEGKARSLKKPFRIFMGKSPVDVTFPLVYEKSVPSEYFEHSHFAGRANIGMCSDKWKDKKASCRFAYDHKKEKIWASQGFCCRCTDNMSSGVKKWYTRGREGKCKFWGKRSSAHCLRFGQLWYNAYRLLPPVLDFNITFTLLTFLGMELDTKSGRVVASWSRPKHVTVSPTYPNGDKTDPRIVAHYVGDLLPSKFFGDLTNKYLFVPSMHDPYGKMMDSSNKLKESEFLRHKQVKNGMREWLLVDKHLVDFSGLTCNRIGLYYEGFASQPGKCRRKKGSCTRVTLTSMWETDHEYKKAKKTGKYFVENFGKFSRRYSESRILKPGSVVSLSFESPALHSSVVTLDVAADDVHFILNQAQGKIVEAYVEDFTALSKDGKMIVLIINKGHVSADFQVSVSECSTGIAKIMAQIKTINPGMSIKFIFQIWHHVSLATNNTCTVTLFDSGGNKMDKVVVSFSTLAACYCTGHCPCKCDLACEVEARERILNITGAAKKCDTKIYCELKAFFDRFLSKWWGRLILTIVVLLVMGLLKMWIEKAFCEHTDVDGIILALFEDRKESVEDQARMKFAFGACFFVYVPLLPFIWAASRMFQMWESRRDIVEESERQRLRDYELTGDPIEDQAVTSSS; this is encoded by the exons atgAGCGTTATGAAATCCGTCTCTCTATTTCTCCCCTTTTTGATCCTTTTCCCGTTTGGATCCGGTACGTTTTTAGCTAAGAGTCGGCTAATGAAatgtcgcgacgacggcaagacTCCCAATCCGGTGAACGGCAAAGGGGCCCATTGTCAAAGTAAACTCGTTGTGACGCTCACCGTTCGCTCGGGCCAA GGTAATACGGAATCGCTACACGCCGACGTGAAAGCCGTTCGCGATTCTGAAGGCAAGGCTAGGTCTCTGAAGAAACCGTTTCGCATTTTTATGGGAAAGTCGCCTGTTGACGTGACATTTCCTTTGGTGTACGAAAAG AGCGTTCCTAGCGAATATTTCGAACATTCACATTTCGCTGGAAGAGCGAACATTGGCATGTGCTCGGACAAGtggaaagacaaaaaagcgTCTTGCAGATTTGCATACGAtcacaagaaagaaaagatctGGGCGAGTCAG GGGTTTTGCTGTCGCTGCACAGACAACATGTCGAGTGGAGTAAAGAAGTGGTATACGCGCGGACGAGAAGGCAAGTGCAAATTTTGGGGCAAACGAAGCAGCGCTCATTGTCTCAGATTTGGTCAACTGTG GTACAACGCATATCGTCTGCTTCCGCCAGTCCTTGATTTTAACATCACTTTTACTCTTCTAACGTTTCTCGGAATGGAACTCGATACCAAGTCGGGACGAGTCGTTGCATCGTGGAGCCGACCCAAACATGTGACCGTATCTCCTACGTATCCCAACGGCGACAAGACTGATCCACGA ATCGTGGCTCACTATGTGGGCGATCTGCTGCCTTCTAAATTTTTTGGAGATCTCACAAACAAATACTTGTTTGTTCCGTCGATGCACGATCCCTACGGTAAGATGATGGATAGCAGCAACAAATTGAAAGAGTCCGAGTTCCTTCGTCACAAACAAGTCAAG AACGGCATGCGTGAATGGCTCCTTGTTGACAAAcatctcgtcgatttttccgGACTGACTTGTAATCGAATCGGTCTCTATTACGAAGGTTTTGCGTCTCAACCCGGTAAATGCCGGAGGAAGAAGGGCAGCTGCACAAGAGTCACACTAACGTCCATGTGGGAAACCGATCAC GAATataaaaaagcgaaaaagacggGTAAATACTTCGTGGAGAATTTCGGCAAATTTAGTCGAAGATATTCGGAGTCGCGAATACTCAAGCCCGGCTCCGTGGTCTCGCTATCTTTCGAGTCTCCGGCCTTGCACAGCAGCGTCGTgactctcgacgtcgccgccgacgatgtTCATTTTATATTGAATCA GGCCCAAGGGAAGATAGTGGAGGCGTACGTTGAAGACTTTACAGCCCTCTCAAAAGATGGGAAAATGATAGTACTTATTATCAATAAAGGTCACGTATCAGCAGACTTTCAA GTCTCTGTGAGCGAATGCTCGACGGGCATAGCAAAGATCATGGCGCAGATCAAGACGATTAATCCGGGCATGTCAATCAAATTTATTTTCCAAATATGGCATCACGTGTCGCTGGCAACTAATAACACGTGCACGG TGACTCTGTTCGATTCGGGAGGCAACAAGATGGACAAGGTCGTCGTTAGTTTCAGCACGCTGGCCGCCTGCTATTGCACGGGTCATTGTCCCTGCAAGTGCGATCTCGCCTGCGAAGTGGAAGCGCGCGAGCGCATTCTCAACATCACAGGAGCAGCGAAGAAGTGCGATACTAAAATCTACTGCGAATTGAAGGCCTTTTTCGATCGCTTCCTATCGAAGTGGTGGGGACGACTAATATTGACGATCGTCGTGCTTCTCGTCATGGGATTGCTTAAGATGTGGATCGAAAAGGCGTTTTGCGAACAcacggacgtcgacggcatcaTTCTCGCTCTTTTCGAGGACCGAAAGGAGAG CGTGGAGGACCAAGCGAGAATGAAGTTCGCATTTGGCGCCTGCTTTTTTGTCTACGTTCCGCTCCTGCCCTTTATATGGGCCGCGTCGCGAATGTTTCAAATGTGGGAGTCGAGGCGGGACATCGTGGAAGAATCGGAACGACAGCGACTAAG GGATTACGAACTAACCGGGGACCCCATAGAGGATCAGGCAGTAACAAGTTCAAGTTAG
- the LOC136189271 gene encoding hapless 2-like — translation MYELTAPSLHFKIVAEIKTRGRAVRYGDVVMPTWIHSETLTLSPSVPALASKDGKARIKWVGDLDIPSKLHDLSQKYLLIPEENSFGEKPHTEGKYDSRRHKDDIIQAGPKEWLFIDKHHFDISGTTCNKIGVSYEAFKFQDNKCSQKKNSCFRNQPYHFWNEDKLRQLKGLSTKYFPDSFGPFLADKASADTLMIKYHLDRTHYSMVNLWLDAHDVVLVYKWAPGKIVEAYVEDFEAQSKEGKLTARVTNIGRVANDFTLSVGECTRAIDTVQAKTLNIGPGQTGVKHFPIFAHDSKGTLSSCKVTLRDRKTGELFDTKTVAFKTTATCFDFGACGNVCNVNSSLSCVQPPPKRKSSGNEFLDLLRRYQVYIYLVIGVVALVVGVKIAAVIKQHRAAKGATKKKLKLTEIVDELGNIIRYENVKQGKKVRQFFLILFAIAFCPLLPCAWLLRRKVRRRNAEAKRARARLQRARKRAEKQLQIDFTVEEDVSSDEEEIQTI, via the exons ATGTACGAACTGACGGCACCCTCGCTGCACTTCAAAATTGTCGCCGAAATCAAGACTCGAGGGAGAGCCGTCCGATAcggagacgtcgtcatgCCCACGTGGATCCATTCAGAAACTCTGACGCTTTCCCCTTCCGTTCCGGCACTTGCAAGCAAAGACGGAAAG GCGCGCATTAAATGGGTCGGAGATTTAGACATTCCGAGCAAGCTGCACGATCTATCTCAAAAGTATTTACTTATACCAGAGGAGAACAGCTTTGGGGAAAAGCCTCACACAGAGGGCAAATACGACAGTCGTCGACACAAGGACGACATCATACAG GCGGGGCCCAAAGAGTGGCTATTTATTGACAAGCATCACTTCGATATCAGCGGAACGACGTGCAATAAAATCGGCGTTTCCTACGAAGCGTTCAAGTTTCAGGACAACAAGTGctctcaaaagaaaaacag CTGTTTTAGAAATCAGCCCTATCACTTCTGGAACGAAGACAAA CTAAGGCAACTCAAAGGATTATCTACCAAATACTTTCCGGATAGCTTTGGACCGTTTCTCGCCGACAAAGCGTCGGCAGATACTCTAATGATCAAGTACCATCTGGACAGGACGCACTACAGCATGGTGAACCTGTGGTTGGATGCccacgacgtcgttctcgtttaCAAATG GGCTCCAGGAAAAATAGTCGAAGCGTACGTTGAAGACTTCGAAGCTCAGTCGAAAGAGGGCAAACTGACGGCGAGAGTAACGAATATCGGTCGCGTTGCAAATGATTTCACG CTATCAGTCGGAGAATGCACGCGAGCCATTGACACGGTGCAGGCGAAAACGCTCAACATCGGTCCGGGACAAACGGGCGTTAAGCATTTTCCCATATTTGCTCACGATTCGAAGGGAACGCTAAGTTCGTGCAAAG TCACGCTCCGCGACAGGAAAACCGGGGAGCTATTCGACACGAAAACAGTTGCCTTCAAAACGACAGCCACGTGCTTTGATTTCGGTGCCTGCGGCAACGTC TGTAACGTTAACAGTTCCCTGTCGTGTGTTCAACCGCCTCCGAAAAGGAAGAGCAGCGGAAACGAATTTCTCGATTTACTCAGAAGATATCAGGTCTACATCTATTTGGTCATTGGAGTCGTGGCCCTTGTCGTTGGTGTTaaaatcgccgccgtcataAAACAACACAGAGCGGCAAAGGGagcgacaaagaaaaagctcAAATTgacggaaatcgtcgacgaactggGCAACATCATAAGATACGAAAA TGTAAAGCAGGGAAAGAAAGTGCGCCAATTCTTTCTAATCCTCTTCGCCATCGCCTTTTGTCCCCTACTACCGTGTGCCTGGCTTCTGCGCCGAAAGGTAAGAAGGAGAAACGCGGAGGCGAAACGAGCGCGCGCAAGACTACAGAGGGCCCGGAAACGAGCGGAAAAGCAACTCCAGATCGATTTCACGGTGGAGGAGGATGTCTCTTCGGACGAGGAGGAAATTCAAACGATCTAA
- the LOC136189266 gene encoding hapless 2-like isoform X3 encodes MSVMKSVSLFLPFLILFPFGSGTFLAKSRLMKCRDDGKTPNPVNGKGAHCQSKLVVTLTVRSGQGNTESLHADVKAVRDSEGKARSLKKPFRIFMGKSPVDVTFPLVYEKSVPSEYFEHSHFAGRANIGMCSDKWKDKKASCRFAYDHKKEKIWASQGFCCRCTDNMSSGVKKWYTRGREGKCKFWGKRSSAHCLRFGQLWYNAYRLLPPVLDFNITFTLLTFLGMELDTKSGRVVASWSRPKHVTVSPTYPNGDKTDPRIVAHYVGDLLPSKFFGDLTNKYLFVPSMHDPYGKMMDSSNKLKESEFLRHKQVKNGMREWLLVDKHLVDFSGLTCNRIGLYYEGFASQPGKCRRKKGSCTRVTLTSMWETDHEYKKAKKTGKYFVENFGKFSRRYSESRILKPGSVVSLSFESPALHSSVVTLDVAADDVHFILNQAQGKIVEAYVEDFTALSKDGKMIVLIINKGHVSADFQVSVSECSTGIAKIMAQIKTINPGMSIKFIFQIWHHVSLATNNTCTVTLFDSGGNKMDKVVVSFSTLAACYCTGHCPCKCDLACEVEARERILNITGAAKKCDTKIYCELKAFFDRFLSKWWGRLILTIVVLLVMGLLKMWIEKAFCEHTDVDGIILALFEDRKESVEDQARMKFAFGACFFVYVPLLPFIWAASRMFQMWESRRDIVEESERQRLRDNE; translated from the exons atgAGCGTTATGAAATCCGTCTCTCTATTTCTCCCCTTTTTGATCCTTTTCCCGTTTGGATCCGGTACGTTTTTAGCTAAGAGTCGGCTAATGAAatgtcgcgacgacggcaagacTCCCAATCCGGTGAACGGCAAAGGGGCCCATTGTCAAAGTAAACTCGTTGTGACGCTCACCGTTCGCTCGGGCCAA GGTAATACGGAATCGCTACACGCCGACGTGAAAGCCGTTCGCGATTCTGAAGGCAAGGCTAGGTCTCTGAAGAAACCGTTTCGCATTTTTATGGGAAAGTCGCCTGTTGACGTGACATTTCCTTTGGTGTACGAAAAG AGCGTTCCTAGCGAATATTTCGAACATTCACATTTCGCTGGAAGAGCGAACATTGGCATGTGCTCGGACAAGtggaaagacaaaaaagcgTCTTGCAGATTTGCATACGAtcacaagaaagaaaagatctGGGCGAGTCAG GGGTTTTGCTGTCGCTGCACAGACAACATGTCGAGTGGAGTAAAGAAGTGGTATACGCGCGGACGAGAAGGCAAGTGCAAATTTTGGGGCAAACGAAGCAGCGCTCATTGTCTCAGATTTGGTCAACTGTG GTACAACGCATATCGTCTGCTTCCGCCAGTCCTTGATTTTAACATCACTTTTACTCTTCTAACGTTTCTCGGAATGGAACTCGATACCAAGTCGGGACGAGTCGTTGCATCGTGGAGCCGACCCAAACATGTGACCGTATCTCCTACGTATCCCAACGGCGACAAGACTGATCCACGA ATCGTGGCTCACTATGTGGGCGATCTGCTGCCTTCTAAATTTTTTGGAGATCTCACAAACAAATACTTGTTTGTTCCGTCGATGCACGATCCCTACGGTAAGATGATGGATAGCAGCAACAAATTGAAAGAGTCCGAGTTCCTTCGTCACAAACAAGTCAAG AACGGCATGCGTGAATGGCTCCTTGTTGACAAAcatctcgtcgatttttccgGACTGACTTGTAATCGAATCGGTCTCTATTACGAAGGTTTTGCGTCTCAACCCGGTAAATGCCGGAGGAAGAAGGGCAGCTGCACAAGAGTCACACTAACGTCCATGTGGGAAACCGATCAC GAATataaaaaagcgaaaaagacggGTAAATACTTCGTGGAGAATTTCGGCAAATTTAGTCGAAGATATTCGGAGTCGCGAATACTCAAGCCCGGCTCCGTGGTCTCGCTATCTTTCGAGTCTCCGGCCTTGCACAGCAGCGTCGTgactctcgacgtcgccgccgacgatgtTCATTTTATATTGAATCA GGCCCAAGGGAAGATAGTGGAGGCGTACGTTGAAGACTTTACAGCCCTCTCAAAAGATGGGAAAATGATAGTACTTATTATCAATAAAGGTCACGTATCAGCAGACTTTCAA GTCTCTGTGAGCGAATGCTCGACGGGCATAGCAAAGATCATGGCGCAGATCAAGACGATTAATCCGGGCATGTCAATCAAATTTATTTTCCAAATATGGCATCACGTGTCGCTGGCAACTAATAACACGTGCACGG TGACTCTGTTCGATTCGGGAGGCAACAAGATGGACAAGGTCGTCGTTAGTTTCAGCACGCTGGCCGCCTGCTATTGCACGGGTCATTGTCCCTGCAAGTGCGATCTCGCCTGCGAAGTGGAAGCGCGCGAGCGCATTCTCAACATCACAGGAGCAGCGAAGAAGTGCGATACTAAAATCTACTGCGAATTGAAGGCCTTTTTCGATCGCTTCCTATCGAAGTGGTGGGGACGACTAATATTGACGATCGTCGTGCTTCTCGTCATGGGATTGCTTAAGATGTGGATCGAAAAGGCGTTTTGCGAACAcacggacgtcgacggcatcaTTCTCGCTCTTTTCGAGGACCGAAAGGAGAG CGTGGAGGACCAAGCGAGAATGAAGTTCGCATTTGGCGCCTGCTTTTTTGTCTACGTTCCGCTCCTGCCCTTTATATGGGCCGCGTCGCGAATGTTTCAAATGTGGGAGTCGAGGCGGGACATCGTGGAAGAATCGGAACGACAGCGACTAAG GGATAATGAATGA
- the LOC136189266 gene encoding hapless 2-like isoform X4, protein MCSDKWKDKKASCRFAYDHKKEKIWASQGFCCRCTDNMSSGVKKWYTRGREGKCKFWGKRSSAHCLRFGQLWYNAYRLLPPVLDFNITFTLLTFLGMELDTKSGRVVASWSRPKHVTVSPTYPNGDKTDPRIVAHYVGDLLPSKFFGDLTNKYLFVPSMHDPYGKMMDSSNKLKESEFLRHKQVKNGMREWLLVDKHLVDFSGLTCNRIGLYYEGFASQPGKCRRKKGSCTRVTLTSMWETDHEYKKAKKTGKYFVENFGKFSRRYSESRILKPGSVVSLSFESPALHSSVVTLDVAADDVHFILNQAQGKIVEAYVEDFTALSKDGKMIVLIINKGHVSADFQVSVSECSTGIAKIMAQIKTINPGMSIKFIFQIWHHVSLATNNTCTVTLFDSGGNKMDKVVVSFSTLAACYCTGHCPCKCDLACEVEARERILNITGAAKKCDTKIYCELKAFFDRFLSKWWGRLILTIVVLLVMGLLKMWIEKAFCEHTDVDGIILALFEDRKESVEDQARMKFAFGACFFVYVPLLPFIWAASRMFQMWESRRDIVEESERQRLRSAWLARKLDEIAGGPVRDYELTGDPIEDQAVTSSS, encoded by the exons ATGTGCTCGGACAAGtggaaagacaaaaaagcgTCTTGCAGATTTGCATACGAtcacaagaaagaaaagatctGGGCGAGTCAG GGGTTTTGCTGTCGCTGCACAGACAACATGTCGAGTGGAGTAAAGAAGTGGTATACGCGCGGACGAGAAGGCAAGTGCAAATTTTGGGGCAAACGAAGCAGCGCTCATTGTCTCAGATTTGGTCAACTGTG GTACAACGCATATCGTCTGCTTCCGCCAGTCCTTGATTTTAACATCACTTTTACTCTTCTAACGTTTCTCGGAATGGAACTCGATACCAAGTCGGGACGAGTCGTTGCATCGTGGAGCCGACCCAAACATGTGACCGTATCTCCTACGTATCCCAACGGCGACAAGACTGATCCACGA ATCGTGGCTCACTATGTGGGCGATCTGCTGCCTTCTAAATTTTTTGGAGATCTCACAAACAAATACTTGTTTGTTCCGTCGATGCACGATCCCTACGGTAAGATGATGGATAGCAGCAACAAATTGAAAGAGTCCGAGTTCCTTCGTCACAAACAAGTCAAG AACGGCATGCGTGAATGGCTCCTTGTTGACAAAcatctcgtcgatttttccgGACTGACTTGTAATCGAATCGGTCTCTATTACGAAGGTTTTGCGTCTCAACCCGGTAAATGCCGGAGGAAGAAGGGCAGCTGCACAAGAGTCACACTAACGTCCATGTGGGAAACCGATCAC GAATataaaaaagcgaaaaagacggGTAAATACTTCGTGGAGAATTTCGGCAAATTTAGTCGAAGATATTCGGAGTCGCGAATACTCAAGCCCGGCTCCGTGGTCTCGCTATCTTTCGAGTCTCCGGCCTTGCACAGCAGCGTCGTgactctcgacgtcgccgccgacgatgtTCATTTTATATTGAATCA GGCCCAAGGGAAGATAGTGGAGGCGTACGTTGAAGACTTTACAGCCCTCTCAAAAGATGGGAAAATGATAGTACTTATTATCAATAAAGGTCACGTATCAGCAGACTTTCAA GTCTCTGTGAGCGAATGCTCGACGGGCATAGCAAAGATCATGGCGCAGATCAAGACGATTAATCCGGGCATGTCAATCAAATTTATTTTCCAAATATGGCATCACGTGTCGCTGGCAACTAATAACACGTGCACGG TGACTCTGTTCGATTCGGGAGGCAACAAGATGGACAAGGTCGTCGTTAGTTTCAGCACGCTGGCCGCCTGCTATTGCACGGGTCATTGTCCCTGCAAGTGCGATCTCGCCTGCGAAGTGGAAGCGCGCGAGCGCATTCTCAACATCACAGGAGCAGCGAAGAAGTGCGATACTAAAATCTACTGCGAATTGAAGGCCTTTTTCGATCGCTTCCTATCGAAGTGGTGGGGACGACTAATATTGACGATCGTCGTGCTTCTCGTCATGGGATTGCTTAAGATGTGGATCGAAAAGGCGTTTTGCGAACAcacggacgtcgacggcatcaTTCTCGCTCTTTTCGAGGACCGAAAGGAGAG CGTGGAGGACCAAGCGAGAATGAAGTTCGCATTTGGCGCCTGCTTTTTTGTCTACGTTCCGCTCCTGCCCTTTATATGGGCCGCGTCGCGAATGTTTCAAATGTGGGAGTCGAGGCGGGACATCGTGGAAGAATCGGAACGACAGCGACTAAGGTCAGCCTGGTTAGCTCGAAAACTTGATGAAATAGCCGGGGGCCCCGTTAGGGATTACGAACTAACCGGGGACCCCATAGAGGATCAGGCAGTAACAAGTTCAAGTTAG
- the LOC136189266 gene encoding hapless 2-like isoform X1 produces the protein MSVMKSVSLFLPFLILFPFGSGTFLAKSRLMKCRDDGKTPNPVNGKGAHCQSKLVVTLTVRSGQGNTESLHADVKAVRDSEGKARSLKKPFRIFMGKSPVDVTFPLVYEKSVPSEYFEHSHFAGRANIGMCSDKWKDKKASCRFAYDHKKEKIWASQGFCCRCTDNMSSGVKKWYTRGREGKCKFWGKRSSAHCLRFGQLWYNAYRLLPPVLDFNITFTLLTFLGMELDTKSGRVVASWSRPKHVTVSPTYPNGDKTDPRIVAHYVGDLLPSKFFGDLTNKYLFVPSMHDPYGKMMDSSNKLKESEFLRHKQVKNGMREWLLVDKHLVDFSGLTCNRIGLYYEGFASQPGKCRRKKGSCTRVTLTSMWETDHEYKKAKKTGKYFVENFGKFSRRYSESRILKPGSVVSLSFESPALHSSVVTLDVAADDVHFILNQAQGKIVEAYVEDFTALSKDGKMIVLIINKGHVSADFQVSVSECSTGIAKIMAQIKTINPGMSIKFIFQIWHHVSLATNNTCTVTLFDSGGNKMDKVVVSFSTLAACYCTGHCPCKCDLACEVEARERILNITGAAKKCDTKIYCELKAFFDRFLSKWWGRLILTIVVLLVMGLLKMWIEKAFCEHTDVDGIILALFEDRKESVEDQARMKFAFGACFFVYVPLLPFIWAASRMFQMWESRRDIVEESERQRLRSAWLARKLDEIAGGPVRDYELTGDPIEDQAVTSSS, from the exons atgAGCGTTATGAAATCCGTCTCTCTATTTCTCCCCTTTTTGATCCTTTTCCCGTTTGGATCCGGTACGTTTTTAGCTAAGAGTCGGCTAATGAAatgtcgcgacgacggcaagacTCCCAATCCGGTGAACGGCAAAGGGGCCCATTGTCAAAGTAAACTCGTTGTGACGCTCACCGTTCGCTCGGGCCAA GGTAATACGGAATCGCTACACGCCGACGTGAAAGCCGTTCGCGATTCTGAAGGCAAGGCTAGGTCTCTGAAGAAACCGTTTCGCATTTTTATGGGAAAGTCGCCTGTTGACGTGACATTTCCTTTGGTGTACGAAAAG AGCGTTCCTAGCGAATATTTCGAACATTCACATTTCGCTGGAAGAGCGAACATTGGCATGTGCTCGGACAAGtggaaagacaaaaaagcgTCTTGCAGATTTGCATACGAtcacaagaaagaaaagatctGGGCGAGTCAG GGGTTTTGCTGTCGCTGCACAGACAACATGTCGAGTGGAGTAAAGAAGTGGTATACGCGCGGACGAGAAGGCAAGTGCAAATTTTGGGGCAAACGAAGCAGCGCTCATTGTCTCAGATTTGGTCAACTGTG GTACAACGCATATCGTCTGCTTCCGCCAGTCCTTGATTTTAACATCACTTTTACTCTTCTAACGTTTCTCGGAATGGAACTCGATACCAAGTCGGGACGAGTCGTTGCATCGTGGAGCCGACCCAAACATGTGACCGTATCTCCTACGTATCCCAACGGCGACAAGACTGATCCACGA ATCGTGGCTCACTATGTGGGCGATCTGCTGCCTTCTAAATTTTTTGGAGATCTCACAAACAAATACTTGTTTGTTCCGTCGATGCACGATCCCTACGGTAAGATGATGGATAGCAGCAACAAATTGAAAGAGTCCGAGTTCCTTCGTCACAAACAAGTCAAG AACGGCATGCGTGAATGGCTCCTTGTTGACAAAcatctcgtcgatttttccgGACTGACTTGTAATCGAATCGGTCTCTATTACGAAGGTTTTGCGTCTCAACCCGGTAAATGCCGGAGGAAGAAGGGCAGCTGCACAAGAGTCACACTAACGTCCATGTGGGAAACCGATCAC GAATataaaaaagcgaaaaagacggGTAAATACTTCGTGGAGAATTTCGGCAAATTTAGTCGAAGATATTCGGAGTCGCGAATACTCAAGCCCGGCTCCGTGGTCTCGCTATCTTTCGAGTCTCCGGCCTTGCACAGCAGCGTCGTgactctcgacgtcgccgccgacgatgtTCATTTTATATTGAATCA GGCCCAAGGGAAGATAGTGGAGGCGTACGTTGAAGACTTTACAGCCCTCTCAAAAGATGGGAAAATGATAGTACTTATTATCAATAAAGGTCACGTATCAGCAGACTTTCAA GTCTCTGTGAGCGAATGCTCGACGGGCATAGCAAAGATCATGGCGCAGATCAAGACGATTAATCCGGGCATGTCAATCAAATTTATTTTCCAAATATGGCATCACGTGTCGCTGGCAACTAATAACACGTGCACGG TGACTCTGTTCGATTCGGGAGGCAACAAGATGGACAAGGTCGTCGTTAGTTTCAGCACGCTGGCCGCCTGCTATTGCACGGGTCATTGTCCCTGCAAGTGCGATCTCGCCTGCGAAGTGGAAGCGCGCGAGCGCATTCTCAACATCACAGGAGCAGCGAAGAAGTGCGATACTAAAATCTACTGCGAATTGAAGGCCTTTTTCGATCGCTTCCTATCGAAGTGGTGGGGACGACTAATATTGACGATCGTCGTGCTTCTCGTCATGGGATTGCTTAAGATGTGGATCGAAAAGGCGTTTTGCGAACAcacggacgtcgacggcatcaTTCTCGCTCTTTTCGAGGACCGAAAGGAGAG CGTGGAGGACCAAGCGAGAATGAAGTTCGCATTTGGCGCCTGCTTTTTTGTCTACGTTCCGCTCCTGCCCTTTATATGGGCCGCGTCGCGAATGTTTCAAATGTGGGAGTCGAGGCGGGACATCGTGGAAGAATCGGAACGACAGCGACTAAGGTCAGCCTGGTTAGCTCGAAAACTTGATGAAATAGCCGGGGGCCCCGTTAGGGATTACGAACTAACCGGGGACCCCATAGAGGATCAGGCAGTAACAAGTTCAAGTTAG